A segment of the Halococcus saccharolyticus DSM 5350 genome:
CTGCGAAACCTGAGTCAGGCCCGTTCGAAGACGGTCCCGTTGCAGTTCCCGCACGACGACGGGTTGCGATAGTACTCCTTCCCGCACGTTCCACACTGCCAGTTCGCCCCGAGGAGCCTGCTGAGAACGCTCATGACGATCGATAGCGCCGTGTGAACGAAGACCTATCGATTCGAGCGGTCCGGGGACCGGAGTTACCGACAGTCCCCGCCGAAACTCACTCGTCGAGCGCGTCGGACGCCCGCTCGTGGACGGTCTCGCGGAACTCGTGGCTCGTCTCGGCATCGAACTCGACCTCGATGACCTGTGTTCCCGTCGCGTCGAGCGACGCGCGGTAGGCGTCCCGGAACGCCGCGCGACCATCGGCACGAACGAACTCGAAGCCGTACAGCTCGGCGGTCGGTGCGAAATCGAGGCCGTGTGGTGTCTCAAACTGCTCGGTGAACGGCGGGTCGAACTCGGCGATCGGCAGCATCCGGAAGATGCCGCCGCCGTCGTTGTCGACCAGCACGATCGTGGCGTCGACCCCGCACCGCACGAGTGCGAGCAGCCCGTTCATGTCGTGATAGTACGCGAGATCGCCGAGCACGAGCACGAGCGGGTCGTCGGTCGCGCTACCCGCGCCCAATCCAGAAGAGACGATCCCGTCGATCCCGCTCGCGCCGCGGTTGCCGAACACGGTGAGGTCGGCATCGCGGGGCTGCCCGAACCGGTCGGCGTCGCGCACGGTCATCGAGTTCGAGACGAACACCGTCGCGGGGTTGGGAGCGTCGGCGATCACGTCGCCCGGAACCGTGCCCTCGAAGAACTGCTCGTCGTGTGCGGTCTCGATTTCGTCCCAGTAGCGCGCCTCTGCCGTTCGAAATCGCTCGCACCACGCATCGCTCGCGGACGAGTCGAGCCGCCCCACACGATCCGCGAGTTTGCGCGCGAGTCTGTTGGGATCGGCGATTACGAGGTCGCTCGCGGTGAAGGTTGCCTCGCGCCACTCGCCCGCGGGATCGACGACAAACTGGCGTGTTCCCGACTCCTGCACCGCGTCGCGGAGGTAGTTTCTGAGGACCTTCGAGGTGGGTGACGCGCCAACCCGGAGGACGGCCTCGGGAGCGGGCCAGTCGTCGACGGCGTTCGCGTCGAGGTACGAGTCGTAGCCACCACATACAGGAACGTCGAGATCGGCGAGATGCGAACCGTACCGCAGCCCCGAGAGCGGATCGGCGAGCACCGGAAAGCCGGTCGCGCTCGCGAGTTCGGCGAACGACGACGGGTCGAGCGTCGTGCTCGGACCGGCGACGACGAGACCGTGCTCGGCTTCGAGTGCCTCGTTCACTCGTTCCAACCCGGCGTCGTCGAGGTGGGGCTGACCGAGTTCGGTCCCGACGAACGGCCCGTCGCGGCCCGTCGCGGCGAGCGGTTCGTCGGCTTCGAACCCGTCCGGCACGTCGCCTGACACGGGAACGGGTTCGAGTGGCTTTCCGAACGGGAAGTTGAGATGCACGGGACCGGGCGGCGTCCCAGTGCTGGCCGCGAGCGCGCGGGCGGCATCGACCCGGAGCGAACGGAGTTTTCGGCCGTCGGCCGCGGGTTCGGGGAGATCACGGTAGAACCGGACCGCCGACCCATAGAGTTTCTCCTGGTCCACGGTCTGGTTCGCGCCGCTGTCGCGAAGTTCGGGCGGCCGATCGGCGGTCAGGACGAGGAGAGGGACGCGCGCCTGATTCGCCTCGATCACCGCGGGGTGGAAGTTCGCGGTCGCGGTCCCCGACGTCGAAAGCACCGGCGTCGGTTCTCCAGTGCGTTTCGCCCGACCGAGCGCGAAGAAGGCCGCCGAGCGCTCGTCGAGGTGGGAGAAGATTCGAATTTCGGGGTGGTCGGCAAACGCCACGGTGAGGGGTGTCGAGCGGCTGCCGGGGGCGATACAGACTGCCGAAACGCCCCCCTTCGCGAACTCGTCGACGAACGTCTCGGCCCAGAGCGTGTTGCGGTTCGGCCAGTTCGAATCGTCGCCAGACTCGTTGTCGCGCCCAATTTTTTCACGACTGTCATGTCTGTTTCGCTCGTCGCGCTCGTTTCCAGTCATTCGCGTTCGAGTTCGTCGAGCACGGGCCGAAACTTCGGCCCGAGCTCCTCCCACTCCTCGTCGGGATCGGAGTCGGCGACGATACCGTTGCCGGCGTAGAGCCTGGCGTGGCGACCGCCGGCGACCGCCGACCGAATCCCGACCGCGAACTCGCCGTCGCCCGCGGCGTCGAACCACCCCATCGGTGCGGCGTACCATCCCCGATCGAATGGCTCGGTCCCGTGAATGACCTCGCGCGCGCTCTCGGGCGGCAGCCCGCCGACCGCGGGCGTCGGATGAAGCGCCTCGACCACGTCAAGAACGTGTGTATCGTCGTCGAGAGTGGCGGAGATCGGCGTCCGGAGGTGCTGGATGTTCGCGAACTTCCGGACATCGCGCTCACCGACCTCGACCCGGCCGAGCGGCGCGAGGCGTTCGCGGATGGCGTCGACCACGAGCGCCTGCTCGTGACGGAGTTTCTCGCTGGTTCGGAGCGATCGTGCGAGGTCGGCGTCGGCCTCGGGCGTGTCGCCACGGGCGACCGATCCCGCGAGCGCCTCGGTTTCGACCGCCTGACCCGTGATCTTCACGAGCCGCTCGGGCGGCGGGCCGAAAAAGCCGGCGTCGGCCGTGGGCTGGACGAGAAATCGATAGCACTCCGGATAGGTCCGGCGGAGGCGTTCGAGGGTGCCCGGCACGTCGATCGGCGAGGCGAGATCGACGTCGAGTGCGGTTGCGAGCACGACCTTCTGGAGGTCGCCCGCCCGGATCCGTTCGACGACCGCCGCGACGCCGTCGGTCCATTCGTCCTTCGAGGCAGTCCGTCGAGTGGCGGTGACTCCCGGCCCGCCGCCGCTCGGGCGCATCATCGGCAGGTCGGTGATCGCGTCGTGTGCGGCGTCGAGATCGGCCGTGACCGTCGCTGGATCGACGTCCGGCCCGGCCGCCGTGACGGTCAGCCACGTCCGATCGTCGGCTCGGGTGAGCTGAATCCGAGGGACGACGAACAAGGCCCCTGGGAATCCGGTCCACGGCGGAGCAGGTTCGTGCGACGGGTCGAACGCGAGCCCGCCGATGGCCCGCGGACGTGCGGCAGGTGGTCCGTCGGTGTCGCTGTCGGCGAACAGCGCCGCTGCGTCCTCACGGAGTATGTCGAATCGGTCTGGCCCGGTGGCCGTGAGCGTGGCCGCCGCGTCGCCGCCGACCAGTTCGAACCCGTCAGGTGTCGCCCACGACACGCGCGGAGCCGACTGGCTGGCGAGAAATGCTGAAAAGGACAGATCGGAAACCTCCCGCGTGCGGCTGACCAGCCGCCCGCCCGCAACGTTCGTCGGTCGGCTTTCGTTTCCTGCCTGTTCCATTACCGGACGTTCGGGTGGCAAGCCCTTGAGCGTGTCCTTCCACCGCTCTCGCCCGGTTTTCGTCACCTCGTCGCGTATCGATCGAACGGCCACGAAAGTCAGCACGACGTCAACCGACGAGTTGATGTAATTGGCGCGTCACCCTGTCAA
Coding sequences within it:
- a CDS encoding isochorismate synthase; this encodes MLTFVAVRSIRDEVTKTGRERWKDTLKGLPPERPVMEQAGNESRPTNVAGGRLVSRTREVSDLSFSAFLASQSAPRVSWATPDGFELVGGDAAATLTATGPDRFDILREDAAALFADSDTDGPPAARPRAIGGLAFDPSHEPAPPWTGFPGALFVVPRIQLTRADDRTWLTVTAAGPDVDPATVTADLDAAHDAITDLPMMRPSGGGPGVTATRRTASKDEWTDGVAAVVERIRAGDLQKVVLATALDVDLASPIDVPGTLERLRRTYPECYRFLVQPTADAGFFGPPPERLVKITGQAVETEALAGSVARGDTPEADADLARSLRTSEKLRHEQALVVDAIRERLAPLGRVEVGERDVRKFANIQHLRTPISATLDDDTHVLDVVEALHPTPAVGGLPPESAREVIHGTEPFDRGWYAAPMGWFDAAGDGEFAVGIRSAVAGGRHARLYAGNGIVADSDPDEEWEELGPKFRPVLDELERE
- the menD gene encoding 2-succinyl-5-enolpyruvyl-6-hydroxy-3-cyclohexene-1-carboxylic-acid synthase is translated as MTGNERDERNRHDSREKIGRDNESGDDSNWPNRNTLWAETFVDEFAKGGVSAVCIAPGSRSTPLTVAFADHPEIRIFSHLDERSAAFFALGRAKRTGEPTPVLSTSGTATANFHPAVIEANQARVPLLVLTADRPPELRDSGANQTVDQEKLYGSAVRFYRDLPEPAADGRKLRSLRVDAARALAASTGTPPGPVHLNFPFGKPLEPVPVSGDVPDGFEADEPLAATGRDGPFVGTELGQPHLDDAGLERVNEALEAEHGLVVAGPSTTLDPSSFAELASATGFPVLADPLSGLRYGSHLADLDVPVCGGYDSYLDANAVDDWPAPEAVLRVGASPTSKVLRNYLRDAVQESGTRQFVVDPAGEWREATFTASDLVIADPNRLARKLADRVGRLDSSASDAWCERFRTAEARYWDEIETAHDEQFFEGTVPGDVIADAPNPATVFVSNSMTVRDADRFGQPRDADLTVFGNRGASGIDGIVSSGLGAGSATDDPLVLVLGDLAYYHDMNGLLALVRCGVDATIVLVDNDGGGIFRMLPIAEFDPPFTEQFETPHGLDFAPTAELYGFEFVRADGRAAFRDAYRASLDATGTQVIEVEFDAETSHEFRETVHERASDALDE